The following DNA comes from Lynx canadensis isolate LIC74 chromosome C2, mLynCan4.pri.v2, whole genome shotgun sequence.
CTGGTGTTGATGGAAACTGGACACCAGGAATTGGAGATAAGATACATTATGATGACAAACCTGGCTGATCCTCCTGACAATATAATGCACCTCAAGTCCTGGGAACTACCTAAGGTATCTCCAATCTACTTCAAATACTTTTCCCTTCACAAGGACCTCCAATTGACTCCAAATTCCTTTTCTTTGGtagaagcccagagaagggaaatgacTTAGCGCCCCACAGCAAGCAGCAGAACCAAGACTCATGAATCCTGGTTCACTGATCCTTCCTGAATGGCCTTCCAGTAGCAGAAGACGCAACCCATCTATTTCCCACCCTTCTCCTGCCCTTCCTGAATAAACCATTATGTGTAGGTTTATTCCTCATCTTTGATCCAACATGCACCCTCTTCCTGTCCTGCCCCCATACCACCACACTAGGCCCCTGGCTTGGCCTCCAATTTCCCAGGTGGTATCAAATGCCCCTTTAACCTACAGGCTTGGTTTCTGTGGCTTTAGTTTTTTCTTGACCGATGGTATAGTCCAGCTTGGATGAGATACAGGGAAATCTCTGGGAATAGGCTTGGTCTTTTGCTTGGAAGTTACTGGTGAATCTGGTATTAAATGAGTCAAATGCTTGCAGATCAGTTACACTTTCTGTGTCAGTTTCAGTTGAAACTGGGGAACTGTCCTGGTCTATTCCTCTGGCCTCAAATTTGCAGGGTTCTACTCTGAATTCAGCTTCTTTGGACTCCTTATTGCCACCAGATTGGGTAAATATTCTGTCATCATACTGGCCAGGTGCTCCATAGTCAGCCAGATAGTCTTCTCTGGGGTAATTCTCTTCATCCATTAAGTGGTCAACCTTGTAATAGTCACTGGAGTCAGTCTTGTCCACTGTAAGGTGATCGGCGTTACTTTCAGCCTGGTCAGCAGTTTGCTGTTCAGCTAGTTCAATAGCTTCCTCGCATACTTCGTGGTGAGTCTTTATAGACGTTCTGGAATCAACCTGGTTAGACGGTATATAGCCAATCGGTTCAGAAGTTCTTCGTTTAACCAGGCCACACAATCTGCTGTCAATCTGTTCAGAAGTTCTTTGCTCAGCTTGGCTGGACATTCTGTGGTCAATCTGTCCAGAGGCTCTTGGTTCAGATGAGACAGACAATCTATGGTTAATCTGTTCAGAAGTTCTTTGGTCAGACTGGTTACACACCCTACTGTCAATCTGCTCAGAAGAACTTCCTTCAGTCTGGTGGGACATTCTGCGGTCAATCTGTCCATCAGCCCTTCCTTCAGCCTGGCTGGACCTTCTGCGTTCAATCTGTAGGGAAGTTCTTTGTTCATGCAGAAGAGACATCTGGCTGTCATGATGGGCTTGGCCAGATGTCTTCTCATACATTCTTTGGTCATCCTGATCAAATGCACCACCCTGAGCAACATCAGCACGGTTGTATGTTCTGAGATCAGCCTGATCAGATGTTTGGCCACCAGTGGGTTCATATACTTTATGGTCAGTCTGTCCAGACACTCTTTGGGCAGCCTGCTCAGCCCTTCTGTGATCATTCTGGTCATCTACCTCTTCTTCATGCTGGTTCTGCCAGTTGTCTTCCTGGTTGTCTGTCCTGCTGTCATCTGGGGACTTGGCTGTGCTTTCAGGTCCCAAGGACTCCGGAGGAGCCTCTTTGAGAGGTTCTTCCATCTTCTGCCCTGCTGGTCTAGGTTGCCAGACGCTGTGGGTCTGGCCGAGCTGGTCGCCTAGGTGACCTTCAGGGGCGCGCACGTCGCTGCTCCAGGGCTTTGTTTGGCCTCGGCGCACAGACTCTTCCGGGTGCGCGGGCGCCGCCCCTGCCCCGGTCTGGGCTGCCTCGGGCCGCCAGTGCCCAGTCCGCTGACTCGCCGTGCGGACACGAGCGCCGGGCGGACGCCTTCTCCTGAGAAGAGGTGATAACCACACGCGGCAGTCGCCACCGCCCAGCCGCTAAGCTCGGGGCTCTGAATCGGTGCCCCAGAGCGGTACCCGCAGCGTTCGAGTGGAGGTTCCCGGCGGCTGCGTGAAACTCGATCGCCCAGGTACCGCTCCTCTAGTCGCCGGCGACGTGTTAGCGGAGGAAGCGGCGGCCGATCGCGTGGGGGCAGCATACTCCCGGTTGCCGCCCAATCAGATCCACGCTTGGTCGGACGACCCTGGTCTTTTCGCAGGTGCTCCTGTAGGGGGtcagtgctgggcactgtgctagcGAATGGTTCTGCTGAATGCTCTTCGGCTTTAGGCTCTCGTCGGCGTTGTAGTGACGAGGCCAAACGTTGTGTTTTTTCCTATTAAGttcttaaaaccattttttaatccTGCCGGTACCAACTGTGCCCGTACCGTTTTCAGTGTACCAGGAAAGAGTTTTGTCCTTCTAACACCCGTGTTGGCAAAGTCAGATGGGTCTTTCCGCACAATACGCGTGTAGAGAGGAGAGGTTTGCTCTCTT
Coding sequences within:
- the TEX55 gene encoding testis-specific expressed protein 55 isoform X2, which translates into the protein MEEPLKEAPPESLGPESTAKSPDDSRTDNQEDNWQNQHEEEVDDQNDHRRAEQAAQRVSGQTDHKVYEPTGGQTSDQADLRTYNRADVAQGGAFDQDDQRMYEKTSGQAHHDSQMSLLHEQRTSLQIERRRSSQAEGRADGQIDRRMSHQTEGSSSEQIDSRVCNQSDQRTSEQINHRLSVSSEPRASGQIDHRMSSQAEQRTSEQIDSRLCGLVKRRTSEPIGYIPSNQVDSRTSIKTHHEVCEEAIELAEQQTADQAESNADHLTVDKTDSSDYYKVDHLMDEENYPREDYLADYGAPGQYDDRIFTQSGGNKESKEAEFRVEPCKFEARGIDQDSSPVSTETDTESVTDLQAFDSFNTRFTSNFQAKDQAYSQRFPCISSKLDYTIGQEKTKATETKPGIFLLQDDIPEYQEGKRPLGYSQTSRRQFPPIVYEDPYQVALQYMEKHHILQIFQITENLVYEKPEDPLSFMLYQVQEMIENRDKCETYKE
- the TEX55 gene encoding testis-specific expressed protein 55 isoform X1: MEEPLKEAPPESLGPESTAKSPDDSRTDNQEDNWQNQHEEEVDDQNDHRRAEQAAQRVSGQTDHKVYEPTGGQTSDQADLRTYNRADVAQGGAFDQDDQRMYEKTSGQAHHDSQMSLLHEQRTSLQIERRRSSQAEGRADGQIDRRMSHQTEGSSSEQIDSRVCNQSDQRTSEQINHRLSVSSEPRASGQIDHRMSSQAEQRTSEQIDSRLCGLVKRRTSEPIGYIPSNQVDSRTSIKTHHEVCEEAIELAEQQTADQAESNADHLTVDKTDSSDYYKVDHLMDEENYPREDYLADYGAPGQYDDRIFTQSGGNKESKEAEFRVEPCKFEARGIDQDSSPVSTETDTESVTDLQAFDSFNTRFTSNFQAKDQAYSQRFPCISSKLDYTIGQEKTKATETKPGIFLLQDDIPEYQEGKRPLGYSQTSRRQFPPIVYEDPYQVALQYMEKHHILQIFQQITENLVYEKPEDPLSFMLYQVQEMIENRDKCETYKE